From a single Amphiprion ocellaris isolate individual 3 ecotype Okinawa chromosome 18, ASM2253959v1, whole genome shotgun sequence genomic region:
- the hpdl gene encoding 4-hydroxyphenylpyruvate dioxygenase-like protein, with translation MAALLSRLHHVSIHVSNAEKIATELSSKFKFNLFAARLTGKSKQLAFRKGAAIFVVTERPTQGSVGLNERLSVLHKHDPRQVDVKKYTRDYASACLYDVSPHHPVDTVSNVCFEVEDVERSFKVLRHLGCNFLVPPTTVEDEDGPVTYSVVKSLVGNVCHTLLDKSKYKGIFLPGFDFTIKDWSLEEEDMSCPVTHFDHITYACPRGTTHHVMSWYEKLFGFQRFFIDSNEDVDEGFVVNQEGIGLRLTAMQYWKCSEAGITFPSINKKDPDCKFVIAESLPDQGSNQVDTFLEQHRAPGVQHIGLYTKDIVSTAHTMAEAGVRFFSPPPAYYTEVGKQQEIEEAGHSPQMLAQHGILLDTDLHQDPLSQTTSSENRRYLLQVFTKPIFAEDTFFLELIERRGATGFGEGNIRALWRSVQAYMENEKRVSQGEAPPKTVQTAPY, from the exons ATGGCAGCTCTCTTGAGCCGGTTACACCACGTTTCTATCCATGTTTCCAACGCAGAGAAAATAGCGACTGAGCTCAGCtctaaattcaagtttaatctGTTCGCCGCCAGACTCACCGGCAAGTCCAAGCAACTGGCGTTCAGGAAAGGAGCGGCGATTTTCGTCGTGACTGAGAGACCAACTCAGGGTAGTGTGGGATTGAATGAAAGGCTGAGCGTATTGCACAAACATGATCCACGCCAGGTGGACGTGAAGAAATACACGCGGGATTATGCCTCCGCGTGTCTCTACGATGTGAGCCCTCATCACCCGGTGGACACGGTGAGCAACGTGTGCTTCGAGGTGGAAGATGTGGAAAGGTCATTCAAGGTTCTTCGCCATCTGGGCTGCAACTTCCTGGTGCCTCCAACCACAGTGGAGGATGAGGATGGTCCAGTCACCTACTCCGTGGTTAAATCCTTGGTGGGAAACGTGTGCCACACTCTATTAGACAAGTCAAAGTACAAGGGAATCTTCCTGCCTGGGTTTGATTTCACTATAAAGGACTGGAGCTTGGAGGAAGAGGACATGTCTTGTCCTGTTACTCATTTTGATCACATAACTTATGCCTGTCCTAGAGGGACAACCCACCATGTTATGAGCTGGTATGAGAAGCTCTTTGGTTTTCAGAGGTTTTTCATTGATAG TAATGAAGATGTTGATGAAGGTTTTGTCGTAAACCAGGAGGGCATTGGACTGCGACTTACTGCCATGCAGTACTGGAAGTGCAGCGAAGCTGGAATCACTTTTCCCTCTATCAACAAAAAAGACCCAGACTGCAAATTTGTAATTGCAGAATCACTGCCTGATCAAG GCAGTAACCAGGTTGACACCTTCTTGGAGCAGCACCGAGCTCCGGGGGTCCAGCACATCGGACTGTACACCAAAGACATAGTCTCTACTGCACACACAATGGCTGAAGCTGGTGTACGGTTTTTCTCCCCTCCTCCGGCCTATTACACTGAG GTGGGAAAACAGCAGGAAATAGAAGAAGCAGGACACAGTCCCCAGATGCTGGCACAGCACGGCATTCTCCTGGATACAGACCTGCACCAGGATCCCTTATCGCAGACGACATCCAGCGAAAACAGAAG atacCTCCTTCAGGTGTTCACCAAGCCCATATTTGCAGAAGACACCTTCTTCCTGGAGCTGATCGAGCGAAGAGGGGCAACAGGTTTTGGCGAGGGGAACATCAGGGCGCTGTGGAGGTCGGTGCAGGCGTACATGGAGAACGAGAAGAGGGTTTCTCAAGGAGAGGCACCCCCAAAAACTGTGCAAACTGCTCCGTACTAG